The Sphingopyxis sp. BE259 nucleotide sequence CGCTCAGCACGTTGCAAAGGATGACGCGCCAGTCGGTCGGTTAATCTTCGACGGTCAGGATTTCGATCTGCAGCGCCCCGCGCTCGCCCCCGTATTCCACCACGACATCGGCGACGATATGGCCGGGCAATGTCCATTCGGTCGCGGTCAGTTCGGCTTGCAGCGCGGCGGCCACCGCCGGGGCATCGCCGGCCGCGAGCACGGCGGGGAAGATGTGGCGGGCGCCGACGAAATTAGCGCTCGCCCATGGTCGGAACGTCGAAGCGCCGAGTGTCAGGCCGAGCGGCAACGTGCGCGTGAGCAGGTGAAGCAGGCGACGGTGCGGACAGCCGGGGCGCGGCGGCAGAGCGGGCGACCAGCGCATCATGCCGGGGCTCCGCCGAGCGATCGACGCACAAGGCGCGCGCGCCGGTCGCCGATCGGTTTGACCCGGCCTGCGTGGCGATCGGCTCGCCAATTGTTCATGAAATGTTCCAAACGGCAGATCATTTGGCCGCCCGGTTCGCGGCCGCCACGCAGGTCGCTCACCAGCCGCGGGTCACGCACTGCGGCGCGCCCGAAGACGCTGGGCGGCATCGCCGATTCCTTCAGGAAAGCCTCGATCCGTTGCAACAGGCTGCGCTCCATATTGTCCTCCCTGACCGCATGATAACCGGGCGACTCACCCGATAGGATAAATCCTATCTGCTGATCATTTTCCTACTTGTCTAGGAAAAATCCGCTTGCTAGGAACGAAATAGGAAGGGCTAGTTCACCAATATCATGAGCGACCATGTTTCCGATCCGCGCGCCGCGCTTGACCGACTCTTGACCGATAAGGGCATCGATTATGCGCGTCTGTCGCAGGTGATCGGGCGCAATCCCGCCTATATTCAGCAATATATCAAGCGCGGTTCGCCGCGGCGGCTGGCCGAACAGGACCGGGCGCGGATCGCCGCCTATCTGGGGGTGTCGGAGGCGCTGCTCGGCGGGCCGGTCCAGCGCATCGCGACTCCGGCGCGGTCACGCGGGCCAGGGATGGTCCTCGTCCCGAAGCTGGCGATCGGCGCGTCGGCGGGCGCCGGGGCCAGCGTCGATGGCGAGCCGGTCGAGGGCGAGGTCGCGTTTGATCCCAAGTGGCTGCGCGATCTGGGTGCTGATCCGCGCGCGCTGACCATCATTCGGGTCGAGGGCGATTCGATGGCGCCGACCTTGAACGACGGCGACGATATCCTCGTCGATGGCGGCGACGCCGCGGCGCGGCTGCGCGATGGCATTTACGTGCTACGGATGGACGATGTGCTGATGGTGAAGCGCGTGGCGCGCGCGCCGGGGCCGGGCCGGATTTCGGTGATCAGCGACAATCCGCATTACCGCAGCTGGGACGATCTGCCGATGGCGTCGGTCCAGCTGGTCGGGCGGGTGGTGTGGACGGGACGGCGGGTACGTTGATACTCTTCGCCTGCCGGCGAAGGCCTCACCAGCCCGCTCCCCCACCCGGCCTCCCACAGAGTATCCTGAAATGGGAGGCCGGGTGGGGGAGCGGGCTGGTGCCGCAACTCTTAACGCGGCGCCGCCATCACCGCTTCGATTTCATGTTCCAGAACTTCGGCGCGTTCGCATTGGTCGGCGTTCCCGTTGCGGCATTTTTCGGTGGCCTTGTCACGCTGGCGCGACAGCTTGCCGAGTTGTTCCTCGCGCTTCCGCATTTCGCGGCCGCGGTTGCGATCGGATTCATCCTGGCTGGTGGTTGTCCAGTCGGCGACCTGCCCGACCGCCTTGACCGGCGCCGTGACCACGGTTTTGACCGCGCTGATGCAGCCGGTCAGCAGCGGGGCTGCGGCAAGGGCGATGATGATGGCACGCATAATTGTCTCCTCGCCCGCCATCCCAGCGGTCCGGCGCCTCATCGCATAGCCGCCGCGGTCTGAACAGAATATTGCGATGGATCGCCCGCGCGCCACGACCCTGTGTCACAGCACTGAAACAAATGGTTAAAGCGGTGTTTACCACCCGTGATTAGGTCAGGGCGCCAACAAGGGATCGCAGCACAAAGAAAGATCGGGCCGTCATGGACCATGTTATTTCGCCATCATCGGGTCATGCGGCGGCGATCGCGGCCGACGCGCAAATGGCCGCGGTCATCGACCTGTTTCGCGGCGACCCGGAACTGCGTGCGCTGGCGGTGCTCGATCCGGGCGGGCGGCCGATCGGCGTCATCCGCGAGCAGCGGGTGCGCGAATTGCTGTTCTGTCCATTCTGGTTCTCGCTGATGCAGAACCCGACGATCGGCGGATCGATCGCCGCAATGGTCGAACCCTGTCCGACCGCCGACGTCGCCCGATCGACTACCGACTTGCTACGCATCGCGGCGGGGTCGCCGGGGGCGGGCGAGCTGATTCTGGTCGATCGCGGCCGGTTCGTTGAAACGCTGGACAGCGGCCAACTCGCCAGGCTGGCGATGCTGCGCGACGTCGAACTGGCGCAGGAACGCGCCGCGCGCGGGGCCAAGGTCGATCAGGCCGGGCGCCGGTTCCAGCAAGATATTACTGCGCTGACCGCGGTGCTGTCCGACATGGCGCATCAGGTCGAAACCTTTTCCGCCAGCCTGTCCGATCGGGCGCGCCAGACCGGACGCGACGCCGTGACGGTGGCGGGCGCCACGGCGCAGACGCTGGCCGGACTCCACGACCTCGGCGATCGCGGCCATGCGCTGGCGGCGACGATGGCCAAAATCGTCGACGACGGATCGCGCGCGCGCGCGGTGCGCGGCGAGGCGCATCGCAAGGTTCAGCAGGCGGGTGAAAAGGCCAGCGCGCTCAAGGCGGCGAGCCAGTCGATCGAGCAGATGCTGGCGCTGATCATCGATATGGCGGGCCGCACCAATATGCTCGCGCTCAACGCCGGAATCGAAGCGGCGCGCGCGGGCGATGCGGGGCGCGGCTTTGCGGTTGTCGCGTCGGAGGTCAAGGCACTGGCCAGCCAGACGCGCACCGCGGCGGGCGACATTACCCAATATGTCGACCGTATCCGTGACATCGTCGGTCAGGTCACCTCGGGTTTCGATGAGGTCGAGCGCGCCATCAACGCCAATAATGGCTTTTCCGACGCGATCGACAATGCGGTCGACGGGCAAAGCGCGACGACGCTGATGATCGCGAGCTATGTCGAGCAAGCCGTCGCGGCGGGGCGCGAAATCGACCTCCGCGTACAGGACATCGGCCACGGCGCGACGGCGGTCGGTGACGGCGCGCAAGCGCTGGGCGAATTGTCGGCGGGATTGTCGGAAGCGGCTCGCTCGCTCGACCAGCGCGCGCGCCATTTCGTCGAAGCGGTTGCCGTCGCCTGAAATTCGGTGGCGCCGCAAAGACTTGCTCGCCCGCCCCGCGATGATAGGATGGTCCGGCGCCGGAGGCGACCAGGACCACCGGTGGGGAGGAGGGTCACATGACAAATATGCAAAAGGGCTTGGCCGAGTTGATCGGCACGTTCTGGCTGGTCTTCGGCGGCTGTGGCAGCGCGGTACTGGCGGCGGCGTTTCCCGATGTCGGCATCGGGTTGCTTGGGGTGTCGCTCGCGTTTGGTTTGACGGTCATCACCATGGCCTATGCGATCGGCCATATCTCGGGCTGCCATCTCAACCCCGCGGTCACCGTCGGGCTGTGGGCGGGCGGCCGGTTCGAGGCGCGCGACATTCCGCTCTATGTCGGCGCGCAAGTCGTCGGCGCGGTCATCGCGGCGTTCCTGCTGTTCTACATCGCCAGCGGCAATCCCGCTTATGATCTCGCGACCAACGGGCTCGCGGCCAACGGCTTCGACGCCGGATCACCGGGCGGTTACGACATCTGGTCGGCGTTCATCATCGAAATCGTGCTCACCGCCTTTTTCTTGTGGATCATCATGGGATCGACCGACGGGCGCGCGCCCGCGGGCTTCGCGCCTCTCGCCATCGGCTTGGCGCTGACCCTGATCCATCTGATCTCGATTCCGGTCACCAACACCTCGGTCAACCCGGCGCGCAGCACCGGCCCGGCGCTCGTCGTCGGCGGCCTCGCGATCCAGCAGCTGTGGCTGTTCTGGATCGCGCCGCTGATTGGCGGCGCGCTCGGTGGCCTGCTCTACAAGACGCTGGGCGCCGACACATTCCCGAAACCGAATATCGAAGGCGAATAAGCG carries:
- a CDS encoding S24 family peptidase; amino-acid sequence: MSDHVSDPRAALDRLLTDKGIDYARLSQVIGRNPAYIQQYIKRGSPRRLAEQDRARIAAYLGVSEALLGGPVQRIATPARSRGPGMVLVPKLAIGASAGAGASVDGEPVEGEVAFDPKWLRDLGADPRALTIIRVEGDSMAPTLNDGDDILVDGGDAAARLRDGIYVLRMDDVLMVKRVARAPGPGRISVISDNPHYRSWDDLPMASVQLVGRVVWTGRRVR
- a CDS encoding methyl-accepting chemotaxis protein produces the protein MDHVISPSSGHAAAIAADAQMAAVIDLFRGDPELRALAVLDPGGRPIGVIREQRVRELLFCPFWFSLMQNPTIGGSIAAMVEPCPTADVARSTTDLLRIAAGSPGAGELILVDRGRFVETLDSGQLARLAMLRDVELAQERAARGAKVDQAGRRFQQDITALTAVLSDMAHQVETFSASLSDRARQTGRDAVTVAGATAQTLAGLHDLGDRGHALAATMAKIVDDGSRARAVRGEAHRKVQQAGEKASALKAASQSIEQMLALIIDMAGRTNMLALNAGIEAARAGDAGRGFAVVASEVKALASQTRTAAGDITQYVDRIRDIVGQVTSGFDEVERAINANNGFSDAIDNAVDGQSATTLMIASYVEQAVAAGREIDLRVQDIGHGATAVGDGAQALGELSAGLSEAARSLDQRARHFVEAVAVA
- the aqpZ gene encoding aquaporin Z, translating into MTNMQKGLAELIGTFWLVFGGCGSAVLAAAFPDVGIGLLGVSLAFGLTVITMAYAIGHISGCHLNPAVTVGLWAGGRFEARDIPLYVGAQVVGAVIAAFLLFYIASGNPAYDLATNGLAANGFDAGSPGGYDIWSAFIIEIVLTAFFLWIIMGSTDGRAPAGFAPLAIGLALTLIHLISIPVTNTSVNPARSTGPALVVGGLAIQQLWLFWIAPLIGGALGGLLYKTLGADTFPKPNIEGE